Proteins encoded within one genomic window of Gigantopelta aegis isolate Gae_Host chromosome 2, Gae_host_genome, whole genome shotgun sequence:
- the LOC121382097 gene encoding DNA polymerase iota-like isoform X2, whose amino-acid sequence MATMQNTDLHDYSDEEDWRRPAELPPLPSLSFVDDDGALPNKYNKQIGEVYATTHKRTIVHIDMDCFYAQVEMIRNPQLRDKPIGVQQKSLLATTNYKARELGVKKMMGLREATVICPQLILVNGEDLTHYREMSYRISDFCLKYTSKVERLGFDENFLDVTDLVSERLRSNMEHSDQVVGFTYGTLEDGKDCHCGCDARLKIGSQIAAEIRQALYHQLSLTCCAGIAHNKLLSKLVAGQHKPNQQTTLFPGQASQLLASLSKPGDIPGIGHATAKKLSSLGVHTLADLQNFPIEPLVAELGETMTMTIRQLASGIDDSPVVPFGLPQTLSDEDSFRNCSSLSAVHQKIEELLESLLKRLLSDGRVPRTLRLTVRKSNTQQYGGRESRQCAISSDLFNKFSSDCMDKVLKGLTVTAMNLFHKVVNVKEPFNIVLMNVAFAKMEQRSKNAINSFFQTRAQQVPVKSDDSGSHTQIEHEYNQHADENDPNNNHKSFNLNPPEAKSMQMMKTSKVGQGFFDFSSQVNSCKPLTLPQSPVKKACGSEGECSSGVKRKSTSSYNDFVSTQTNCCSSRKSSQMSSTLCASETGHISGVKRKNKNSLKAESFEQKRLRLVNNADSRTELDKSNSTHAQSVFSIDNITRSQLPPGVDPEVFLQLPKDMQQEVMQDLLTDSSVRKCYSTRASLRTNSLPSTCNNEMVSSVSTTKESELAFEGSEVTMKDTEAALEDTEVIIRNTQTKVEDPESPTVHTEEVIKNTEAAAKYTESPTKTVKTSTKSAETIAKHNEEPTEIIEVTVKKPNAVAKDGEATDGHTNSISSVKELKPVEVVSPRHSVVISEDNLHLGIYKHKKKLFSPRKLRNNKTDGRRASSNDVKCNIVLEGRDGCTHQGDGKSGIECSDGKCGIEYQRDGKCGIEYQRDVQYDIEYPQVENSDKEYSGDGKCDIECQRDEKSVLECTIDGKPSLEYQSDGKSGIEYQNDGKSDIEYQGDEKSGREHQDGNDCLMNEEHLKINANVTDIADSKMFVDVHQEQDGADSEVEMESKTMPAHGNCSSIVVTSSEETEFADDSKNCSHLIPTLEIGSSTVSSSETSKRTSNFKKPGSLIVPPDVDPEVFSSLPMSLQKELSLEWEIRNMQTSPKTNSSAKKLPKLNKRKDSDTILRFFRHDNKCNKK is encoded by the exons ATGGCAACAATGCAGAATACAGACTTGCACGACTACTCGGATGAAGAGGATTGGAGACGTCCTGCAGAGTTACCTCCTCTTCCAAGTTTATcttttgttgatgatgatggagCATTACCAAACAAGTACAACAAGCAAATTG gAGAGGTATATGCAACGACCCACAAGAGAACTATCGTTCACATCGATATGGACTGTTTCTATGCCCAGGTTGAGATGATAAGAAACCCGCAGTTAAGAGATAAACCTATTG gagtgCAGCAGAAGTCTCTGCTGGCTACAACCAACTACAAGGCGCGAGAGCTGGGGGTGAAGAAGATGATGGGACTGAGGGAGGCCACGGTCATCTGTCCTCAACTCATATTGGTGAACGGCGAGGACCTGACCCATTACAGAGAGATGTCCTACAGAATATCGG ATTTTTGTCTGAAGTACACATCAAAAGTGGAACGACTTGGTTTTGATGAGAACTTTCTTGATGTAACTGATCTAGTTTCTGAGCGCTTGAGGTCAAACATGGAGCACTCTGACCAGGTTGTTGGCTTCACTTATGGAACTTTAGAAGACGGCAAAg ACTGTCACTGCGGGTGTGACGCGAGACTGAAAATTGGATCACAAATTGCTGCCGAGATTCGACAGGCTCTCTATCATCAGCTCAGTCTGACCTGCTGTGCGGGTATCGCCCACAACAAGCTCTTATCCAAGCTAGTCGCAGGTCAGCACAAACCCAATCAGCAGACGACATTGTTTCCTGGCCAGGCATCCCAGCTTCTCGCATCTCTTTCAAAACCTGGCGATATTCCTG GAATTGGCCATGCCACTGCTAAGAAGCTGTCTTCTCTTGGTGTTCACACATTGGCTGATCTCCAGAACTTCCCCATAGAACCACTGGTAGCGGAACTTGGTGAAACCATGACAATGACAATAAGACAGCTGGCAAGTGGTATTGATGACAGTCCAGTGGTTCCGTTTGGACTTCCTCAG ACACTGAGTGATGAGGACTCTTTCCGAAACTGCAGCTCCCTGTCAGCCGTGCACCAGAAGATAGAGGAACTCCTAGAAAGCCTTCTCAAAAG gttgcTAAGCGATGGTCGGGTTCCTCGCACTTTAAGGCTGACAGTAAGAAAGAGCAACACGCAGCAGTATGGTGGAAGAGAGAGCAGACAGTGTGCGATCTCATCGGACTTGTTCAACAAATTCTCCTCTG ACTGTATGGACAAGGTTCTCAAGGGATTGACCGTTACAGCTATGAACCTGTTTCACAAAGTGGTTAATGTCAAAGAGCCTTTCAACATTGTCCTTATGAATGTGGCATTCGCTAAGATGGAGCAGCGATCGAAAAATGCCATCAACTCATTTTTCCAAACTAGAGCACAACAAGTTCCTGTAAAGTCAGATGATAGTGGGAGTCACACTCAGATTGAACATGAATACAACCAACATGCTGATGAAAATGATCCTAACAATAATCATAAGAGTTTTAATCTGAATCCTCCAGAAGCTAAATCAATGCAGATGATGAAAACATCCAAGGTTGGCCAAGGTTTCTTCGACTTTTCAAGTCAAGTTAATAGCTGTAAACCTTTGACTCTGCCTCAGAGTCCTGTAAAAAAAGCTTGTGGTTCTGAGGGAGAATGTTCTTCTGGTGTTAAAAGAAAAAGCACCAGTTCTTATAATGATTTCGTTTCAACCCAGACTAATTGCTGTAGTTCCAGAAAATCATCTCAGATGTCTTCAACACTTTGTGCTTCAGAAACAGGACATATTTCTGGTGTTAAACGAAAAAACAAGAATTCTTTGAAAGCAGAGTCCTTTGAACAAAAGCGATTGAGACTTGTTAATAATGCAGACAGCAGAACAGAATTGGACAAGAGCAATAGCACTCATGCACAAAGTGTTTTCAGTATTGACAACATTACAAGATCCCAGCTGCCTCCTGGTGTTGATCCTGAAGTGTTCCTACAGCTTCCCAAAGACATGCAACAAGAGGTCATGCAGGATTTGTTAACTGACTCTTCTGTCAGGAAATGCTATTCAACCAGGGCATCACTGAGAACTAACTCACTACCTTCAACTTGTAACAATGAAATGGTTTCATCGGTGTCGACTACTAAAGAGAGTGAACTAGCTTTTGAAGGGTCTGAAGTGACTATGAAAG ATACAGAAGCAGCATTGGAGGACACTGAAGTGATCATAAGAAATACTCAGACAAAAGTTGAAGACCCTGAATCGCCCACTGTGCATACTGAAGAAGTTATCAAAAATACTGAGGCAGCTGCCAAATATACTGAATCTCCTACCAAAACTGTCAAAACCTCCACAAAGAGTGCTGAAACGATTGCTAAACATAATGAGGAACCTACTGAAATTATTGAAGTGACTGTCAAAAAACCTAATGCAGTTGCCAAAGATGGTGAAGCAACTGACGGACATACTAACAGTATTTCCTCAGTGAAAGAACTCAAGCCTGTAGAAGTTGTAAGTCCAAGGCATTCAGTGGTCATCTCTGAAGATAATCTGCATTTgggaatatataaacataaaaagaaactttttagCCCACGTAAGCTAAGAAACAATAAAACAGATGGTAGAAGGGCAAGTAGTAATGATGTTAAATGCAATATTGTGTTAGAAGGTAGAGATGGATGTACACACCAAGGAGATGGAAAATCTGGTATAGAATGCTCAGATGGAAAATGTGGTATAGAATACCAAAGAGATGGAAAATGTGGTATAGAATACCAAAGAGATGTACAATATGATATAGAATACCCACAAGTTGAAAATTCTGATAAAGAATACTCGGGAGATGGAAAATGTGACATAGAATGCCAAAGGGATGAAAAATCAGTTCTAGAATGCACAATAGATGGAAAACCTAGTTTAGAATACCAAAGTGATGGAAAATCTGGTATAGAATACCAAAACGATGGAAAATCTGATATAGAATACCAAGGAGATGAAAAATCTGGTAGAGAACACCAAGATGGAAATGATTGCTTAATGAATGAAGAACATCTAAAGATAAATGCTAATGTCACAGATATTGCAGATAGTAAGATGTTTGTTGATGTTCACCAGGAGCAGGATGGGGCTGATTCTGAAGTGGAGATGGAAAGTAAAACTATGCCAGCACATGGAAACTGTTCAAGTATAGTGGTAACAAGTTCAGAGGAGACCGAATTTGCAGATGACAGTAAAAACTGCAGCCATTTGATACCCACTTTAGAAATCGGTTCTTCAACTGTTTCATCTTCAGAGACATCAAAACGAACTTCAAACTTTAAGAAACCTGGGAGTTTGATTGTTCCGCCAGATGTGGACCCTGAAGTGTTCAGTTCACTCCCGATGAGTTTGCAAAAAGAACTTTCATTAGAGTGGGAAATCAGAAACATGCAGACATCACCAAAGACCAATTCAAGTGCTAAAAAACTGCCAAAGTTAAACAAGAGGAAGGACAGTGACACTATCCTTAGGTTTTTCAGACATGATAATAAGTGCAACAAGAAGTag
- the LOC121382097 gene encoding uncharacterized protein LOC121382097 isoform X1 — MATMQNTDLHDYSDEEDWRRPAELPPLPSLSFVDDDGALPNKYNKQIGEVYATTHKRTIVHIDMDCFYAQVEMIRNPQLRDKPIGVQQKSLLATTNYKARELGVKKMMGLREATVICPQLILVNGEDLTHYREMSYRISDFCLKYTSKVERLGFDENFLDVTDLVSERLRSNMEHSDQVVGFTYGTLEDGKDCHCGCDARLKIGSQIAAEIRQALYHQLSLTCCAGIAHNKLLSKLVAGQHKPNQQTTLFPGQASQLLASLSKPGDIPGIGHATAKKLSSLGVHTLADLQNFPIEPLVAELGETMTMTIRQLASGIDDSPVVPFGLPQTLSDEDSFRNCSSLSAVHQKIEELLESLLKRLLSDGRVPRTLRLTVRKSNTQQYGGRESRQCAISSDLFNKFSSDCMDKVLKGLTVTAMNLFHKVVNVKEPFNIVLMNVAFAKMEQRSKNAINSFFQTRAQQVPVKSDDSGSHTQIEHEYNQHADENDPNNNHKSFNLNPPEAKSMQMMKTSKVGQGFFDFSSQVNSCKPLTLPQSPVKKACGSEGECSSGVKRKSTSSYNDFVSTQTNCCSSRKSSQMSSTLCASETGHISGVKRKNKNSLKAESFEQKRLRLVNNADSRTELDKSNSTHAQSVFSIDNITRSQLPPGVDPEVFLQLPKDMQQEVMQDLLTDSSVRKCYSTRASLRTNSLPSTCNNEMVSSVSTTKESELAFEGSEVTMKDTEAALEDTEVTVKDTEAALEDTEATLKDTEAALEDTEVTLKDTEAALEDTEVIIRNTQTKVEDPESPTVHTEEVIKNTEAAAKYTESPTKTVKTSTKSAETIAKHNEEPTEIIEVTVKKPNAVAKDGEATDGHTNSISSVKELKPVEVVSPRHSVVISEDNLHLGIYKHKKKLFSPRKLRNNKTDGRRASSNDVKCNIVLEGRDGCTHQGDGKSGIECSDGKCGIEYQRDGKCGIEYQRDVQYDIEYPQVENSDKEYSGDGKCDIECQRDEKSVLECTIDGKPSLEYQSDGKSGIEYQNDGKSDIEYQGDEKSGREHQDGNDCLMNEEHLKINANVTDIADSKMFVDVHQEQDGADSEVEMESKTMPAHGNCSSIVVTSSEETEFADDSKNCSHLIPTLEIGSSTVSSSETSKRTSNFKKPGSLIVPPDVDPEVFSSLPMSLQKELSLEWEIRNMQTSPKTNSSAKKLPKLNKRKDSDTILRFFRHDNKCNKK; from the exons ATGGCAACAATGCAGAATACAGACTTGCACGACTACTCGGATGAAGAGGATTGGAGACGTCCTGCAGAGTTACCTCCTCTTCCAAGTTTATcttttgttgatgatgatggagCATTACCAAACAAGTACAACAAGCAAATTG gAGAGGTATATGCAACGACCCACAAGAGAACTATCGTTCACATCGATATGGACTGTTTCTATGCCCAGGTTGAGATGATAAGAAACCCGCAGTTAAGAGATAAACCTATTG gagtgCAGCAGAAGTCTCTGCTGGCTACAACCAACTACAAGGCGCGAGAGCTGGGGGTGAAGAAGATGATGGGACTGAGGGAGGCCACGGTCATCTGTCCTCAACTCATATTGGTGAACGGCGAGGACCTGACCCATTACAGAGAGATGTCCTACAGAATATCGG ATTTTTGTCTGAAGTACACATCAAAAGTGGAACGACTTGGTTTTGATGAGAACTTTCTTGATGTAACTGATCTAGTTTCTGAGCGCTTGAGGTCAAACATGGAGCACTCTGACCAGGTTGTTGGCTTCACTTATGGAACTTTAGAAGACGGCAAAg ACTGTCACTGCGGGTGTGACGCGAGACTGAAAATTGGATCACAAATTGCTGCCGAGATTCGACAGGCTCTCTATCATCAGCTCAGTCTGACCTGCTGTGCGGGTATCGCCCACAACAAGCTCTTATCCAAGCTAGTCGCAGGTCAGCACAAACCCAATCAGCAGACGACATTGTTTCCTGGCCAGGCATCCCAGCTTCTCGCATCTCTTTCAAAACCTGGCGATATTCCTG GAATTGGCCATGCCACTGCTAAGAAGCTGTCTTCTCTTGGTGTTCACACATTGGCTGATCTCCAGAACTTCCCCATAGAACCACTGGTAGCGGAACTTGGTGAAACCATGACAATGACAATAAGACAGCTGGCAAGTGGTATTGATGACAGTCCAGTGGTTCCGTTTGGACTTCCTCAG ACACTGAGTGATGAGGACTCTTTCCGAAACTGCAGCTCCCTGTCAGCCGTGCACCAGAAGATAGAGGAACTCCTAGAAAGCCTTCTCAAAAG gttgcTAAGCGATGGTCGGGTTCCTCGCACTTTAAGGCTGACAGTAAGAAAGAGCAACACGCAGCAGTATGGTGGAAGAGAGAGCAGACAGTGTGCGATCTCATCGGACTTGTTCAACAAATTCTCCTCTG ACTGTATGGACAAGGTTCTCAAGGGATTGACCGTTACAGCTATGAACCTGTTTCACAAAGTGGTTAATGTCAAAGAGCCTTTCAACATTGTCCTTATGAATGTGGCATTCGCTAAGATGGAGCAGCGATCGAAAAATGCCATCAACTCATTTTTCCAAACTAGAGCACAACAAGTTCCTGTAAAGTCAGATGATAGTGGGAGTCACACTCAGATTGAACATGAATACAACCAACATGCTGATGAAAATGATCCTAACAATAATCATAAGAGTTTTAATCTGAATCCTCCAGAAGCTAAATCAATGCAGATGATGAAAACATCCAAGGTTGGCCAAGGTTTCTTCGACTTTTCAAGTCAAGTTAATAGCTGTAAACCTTTGACTCTGCCTCAGAGTCCTGTAAAAAAAGCTTGTGGTTCTGAGGGAGAATGTTCTTCTGGTGTTAAAAGAAAAAGCACCAGTTCTTATAATGATTTCGTTTCAACCCAGACTAATTGCTGTAGTTCCAGAAAATCATCTCAGATGTCTTCAACACTTTGTGCTTCAGAAACAGGACATATTTCTGGTGTTAAACGAAAAAACAAGAATTCTTTGAAAGCAGAGTCCTTTGAACAAAAGCGATTGAGACTTGTTAATAATGCAGACAGCAGAACAGAATTGGACAAGAGCAATAGCACTCATGCACAAAGTGTTTTCAGTATTGACAACATTACAAGATCCCAGCTGCCTCCTGGTGTTGATCCTGAAGTGTTCCTACAGCTTCCCAAAGACATGCAACAAGAGGTCATGCAGGATTTGTTAACTGACTCTTCTGTCAGGAAATGCTATTCAACCAGGGCATCACTGAGAACTAACTCACTACCTTCAACTTGTAACAATGAAATGGTTTCATCGGTGTCGACTACTAAAGAGAGTGAACTAGCTTTTGAAGGGTCTGAAGTGACTATGAAAGATACAGAAGCAGCATTGGAGGACACTGAAGTGACTGTGAAAGATACAGAAGCAGCATTGGAGGACACTGAAGCGACTCTGAAAGATACAGAAGCAGCATTGGAGGACACTGAAGTGACTCTGAAAGATACAGAAGCAGCATTGGAGGACACTGAAGTGATCATAAGAAATACTCAGACAAAAGTTGAAGACCCTGAATCGCCCACTGTGCATACTGAAGAAGTTATCAAAAATACTGAGGCAGCTGCCAAATATACTGAATCTCCTACCAAAACTGTCAAAACCTCCACAAAGAGTGCTGAAACGATTGCTAAACATAATGAGGAACCTACTGAAATTATTGAAGTGACTGTCAAAAAACCTAATGCAGTTGCCAAAGATGGTGAAGCAACTGACGGACATACTAACAGTATTTCCTCAGTGAAAGAACTCAAGCCTGTAGAAGTTGTAAGTCCAAGGCATTCAGTGGTCATCTCTGAAGATAATCTGCATTTgggaatatataaacataaaaagaaactttttagCCCACGTAAGCTAAGAAACAATAAAACAGATGGTAGAAGGGCAAGTAGTAATGATGTTAAATGCAATATTGTGTTAGAAGGTAGAGATGGATGTACACACCAAGGAGATGGAAAATCTGGTATAGAATGCTCAGATGGAAAATGTGGTATAGAATACCAAAGAGATGGAAAATGTGGTATAGAATACCAAAGAGATGTACAATATGATATAGAATACCCACAAGTTGAAAATTCTGATAAAGAATACTCGGGAGATGGAAAATGTGACATAGAATGCCAAAGGGATGAAAAATCAGTTCTAGAATGCACAATAGATGGAAAACCTAGTTTAGAATACCAAAGTGATGGAAAATCTGGTATAGAATACCAAAACGATGGAAAATCTGATATAGAATACCAAGGAGATGAAAAATCTGGTAGAGAACACCAAGATGGAAATGATTGCTTAATGAATGAAGAACATCTAAAGATAAATGCTAATGTCACAGATATTGCAGATAGTAAGATGTTTGTTGATGTTCACCAGGAGCAGGATGGGGCTGATTCTGAAGTGGAGATGGAAAGTAAAACTATGCCAGCACATGGAAACTGTTCAAGTATAGTGGTAACAAGTTCAGAGGAGACCGAATTTGCAGATGACAGTAAAAACTGCAGCCATTTGATACCCACTTTAGAAATCGGTTCTTCAACTGTTTCATCTTCAGAGACATCAAAACGAACTTCAAACTTTAAGAAACCTGGGAGTTTGATTGTTCCGCCAGATGTGGACCCTGAAGTGTTCAGTTCACTCCCGATGAGTTTGCAAAAAGAACTTTCATTAGAGTGGGAAATCAGAAACATGCAGACATCACCAAAGACCAATTCAAGTGCTAAAAAACTGCCAAAGTTAAACAAGAGGAAGGACAGTGACACTATCCTTAGGTTTTTCAGACATGATAATAAGTGCAACAAGAAGTag